The following are encoded in a window of Magnolia sinica isolate HGM2019 chromosome 11, MsV1, whole genome shotgun sequence genomic DNA:
- the LOC131218065 gene encoding carotenoid 9,10(9',10')-cleavage dioxygenase-like — translation MKTGVASQKQLSASAVDFPQINESYTGRRLLEKKLDTQGPINFNFYTSSTGLLDEQAFVYGTIFLDNITKVQGIIKFDLHAEPEVGKSKLQVGGNIPGIFKLGAGRFGLEAIFVPRKPGLTSEENDVYLIFFRHDENTG, via the exons ATGAAAACTGGTGTTGCTTCACAAAAGCAGCTATCAGCATCTGCTGTAGATTTTCCTCAGATTAATGAGAGTTACACTGGCAG AAGACTGTTGGAAAAGAAACTTGATACCCAAGGACCAATTAACTTCAATTTCTATACTAGTTCCACCGGTCTTCTAGATGAACAAGCA TTTGTCTATGGAACCATATTTCTTGACAACATTACGAAGGTCCAAGGCATCATCAAGTTTGATTTGCATGCGGAACCAGAGGTTGGGAAATCAAAGCTTCAAGTTGGAGGAAACATTCCAGGCATCTTTAAGTTGGGAGCTGGAAGATTTGGTTTAGAGGCGATATTTGTTCCTCGTAAGCCTGGTCTTACTTCAGAAGAGAATGATGTCTACTTGATATTCTTCAGACATGATGAGAACACCGGGTAA